A single region of the Musa acuminata AAA Group cultivar baxijiao chromosome BXJ1-11, Cavendish_Baxijiao_AAA, whole genome shotgun sequence genome encodes:
- the LOC135596820 gene encoding MADS-box protein SOC1-like isoform X1, whose protein sequence is MGYLFFAPPLPFISSESSHSRQRRKGKTPPAFFLSLPFLVSSCVGWYAHFSSSQFVKTKRGEIIMVRGKREMKRIENATSRQVTFSKRRKGLLKKAFELSVLCDVEVALIIFSSGGKLYEFASSSMLSAIERYRAHSREDSISTKMEQDIEGGEYEAAWISKRIELIEASKQKLLGKNLGSCSLDELHELEGKLEESLHSIRERKYHLLQEQMAQLKEKERSLTKENEALREKYLKCKGLAKSPTATLGEGVAHNGAVQHSDVETKLCIRCPGRGTYT, encoded by the exons ATGGGTTACCTTTTCTTCGCCCCACCATTGCCTTTTATTTCTTCCGAGTCGTCTCACAGTAGGCAAAGGAGAAAGGGGAAAACACCGCCTGCCTTCTTCTTGTCCTTGCCATTTCTG gTATCTTCTTGTGTGGGTTGGTATGCACACTTCTCTTCATCTCAGTTTGTAAAAACAAAAAGAGGAGAGATCATCATggtgagagggaagagggagatgaAGCGGATAGAGAACGCAACGAGCCGGCAGGTGACCTTCTCGAAGCGGAGGAAGGGGCTGCTGAAGAAGGCCTTCGAGCTGTCGGTACTTTGCGACGTGGAGGTCGCGCTCATCATCTTCTCTTCCGGGGGCAAGCTCTACGAGTTCGCCAGCTCCAG TATGCTAAGTGCAATCGAGCGCTATAGAGCACATTCAAGAGAAGATAGCATCAGCACAAAAATGGAACAAGATATCGAG GGAGGGGAATATGAGGCAGCATGGATATCAAAGAGGATTGAACTTATTGAAGCCTCTAAACA GAAACTGTTGGGCAAAAATCTAGGGTCATGTTCGCTCGATGAACTGCATGAGTTGGAGGGCAAGCTAGAAGAAAGCTTACACAGTATAAGAGAAAGGAAG TATCATTTGCTACAAGAGCAGATGGCACAGCTCAAAGAGAAG GAGAGATCCTTAACCAAGGAGAACGAAGCACTGCGAGAAAAG TATCTGAAGTGCAAGGGACTGGCTAAATCTCCAACTGCTACTTTAGGGGAAGGTGTAGCCCACAATGGAGCTGTTCAACATAGCGATGTAGAGACAAAGCTGTGCATTAGATGTCCAGGAAGAGGAACATACACTTGA
- the LOC135596820 gene encoding MADS-box transcription factor 50-like isoform X2, with translation MGYLFFAPPLPFISSESSHSRQRRKGKTPPAFFLSLPFLVSSCVGWYAHFSSSQFVKTKRGEIIMVRGKREMKRIENATSRQVTFSKRRKGLLKKAFELSVLCDVEVALIIFSSGGKLYEFASSSMLSAIERYRAHSREDSISTKMEQDIEGGEYEAAWISKRIELIEASKQKLLGKNLGSCSLDELHELEGKLEESLHSIRERKYHLLQEQMAQLKEKERSLTKENEALREKCKGLAKSPTATLGEGVAHNGAVQHSDVETKLCIRCPGRGTYT, from the exons ATGGGTTACCTTTTCTTCGCCCCACCATTGCCTTTTATTTCTTCCGAGTCGTCTCACAGTAGGCAAAGGAGAAAGGGGAAAACACCGCCTGCCTTCTTCTTGTCCTTGCCATTTCTG gTATCTTCTTGTGTGGGTTGGTATGCACACTTCTCTTCATCTCAGTTTGTAAAAACAAAAAGAGGAGAGATCATCATggtgagagggaagagggagatgaAGCGGATAGAGAACGCAACGAGCCGGCAGGTGACCTTCTCGAAGCGGAGGAAGGGGCTGCTGAAGAAGGCCTTCGAGCTGTCGGTACTTTGCGACGTGGAGGTCGCGCTCATCATCTTCTCTTCCGGGGGCAAGCTCTACGAGTTCGCCAGCTCCAG TATGCTAAGTGCAATCGAGCGCTATAGAGCACATTCAAGAGAAGATAGCATCAGCACAAAAATGGAACAAGATATCGAG GGAGGGGAATATGAGGCAGCATGGATATCAAAGAGGATTGAACTTATTGAAGCCTCTAAACA GAAACTGTTGGGCAAAAATCTAGGGTCATGTTCGCTCGATGAACTGCATGAGTTGGAGGGCAAGCTAGAAGAAAGCTTACACAGTATAAGAGAAAGGAAG TATCATTTGCTACAAGAGCAGATGGCACAGCTCAAAGAGAAG GAGAGATCCTTAACCAAGGAGAACGAAGCACTGCGAGAAAAG TGCAAGGGACTGGCTAAATCTCCAACTGCTACTTTAGGGGAAGGTGTAGCCCACAATGGAGCTGTTCAACATAGCGATGTAGAGACAAAGCTGTGCATTAGATGTCCAGGAAGAGGAACATACACTTGA
- the LOC135596820 gene encoding MADS-box protein SOC1-like isoform X3, which translates to MGYLFFAPPLPFISSESSHSRQRRKGKTPPAFFLSLPFLFVKTKRGEIIMVRGKREMKRIENATSRQVTFSKRRKGLLKKAFELSVLCDVEVALIIFSSGGKLYEFASSSMLSAIERYRAHSREDSISTKMEQDIEGGEYEAAWISKRIELIEASKQKLLGKNLGSCSLDELHELEGKLEESLHSIRERKYHLLQEQMAQLKEKERSLTKENEALREKYLKCKGLAKSPTATLGEGVAHNGAVQHSDVETKLCIRCPGRGTYT; encoded by the exons ATGGGTTACCTTTTCTTCGCCCCACCATTGCCTTTTATTTCTTCCGAGTCGTCTCACAGTAGGCAAAGGAGAAAGGGGAAAACACCGCCTGCCTTCTTCTTGTCCTTGCCATTTCTG TTTGTAAAAACAAAAAGAGGAGAGATCATCATggtgagagggaagagggagatgaAGCGGATAGAGAACGCAACGAGCCGGCAGGTGACCTTCTCGAAGCGGAGGAAGGGGCTGCTGAAGAAGGCCTTCGAGCTGTCGGTACTTTGCGACGTGGAGGTCGCGCTCATCATCTTCTCTTCCGGGGGCAAGCTCTACGAGTTCGCCAGCTCCAG TATGCTAAGTGCAATCGAGCGCTATAGAGCACATTCAAGAGAAGATAGCATCAGCACAAAAATGGAACAAGATATCGAG GGAGGGGAATATGAGGCAGCATGGATATCAAAGAGGATTGAACTTATTGAAGCCTCTAAACA GAAACTGTTGGGCAAAAATCTAGGGTCATGTTCGCTCGATGAACTGCATGAGTTGGAGGGCAAGCTAGAAGAAAGCTTACACAGTATAAGAGAAAGGAAG TATCATTTGCTACAAGAGCAGATGGCACAGCTCAAAGAGAAG GAGAGATCCTTAACCAAGGAGAACGAAGCACTGCGAGAAAAG TATCTGAAGTGCAAGGGACTGGCTAAATCTCCAACTGCTACTTTAGGGGAAGGTGTAGCCCACAATGGAGCTGTTCAACATAGCGATGTAGAGACAAAGCTGTGCATTAGATGTCCAGGAAGAGGAACATACACTTGA
- the LOC135596820 gene encoding MADS-box protein SOC1-like isoform X4 → MGYLFFAPPLPFISSESSHSRQRRKGKTPPAFFLSLPFLVSSCVGWYAHFSSSQFVKTKRGEIIMVRGKREMKRIENATSRQVTFSKRRKGLLKKAFELSVLCDVEVALIIFSSGGKLYEFASSSMLSAIERYRAHSREDSISTKMEQDIEGGEYEAAWISKRIELIEASKQKLLGKNLGSCSLDELHELEGKLEESLHSIRERKYHLLQEQMAQLKEKERSLTKENEALREKGKV, encoded by the exons ATGGGTTACCTTTTCTTCGCCCCACCATTGCCTTTTATTTCTTCCGAGTCGTCTCACAGTAGGCAAAGGAGAAAGGGGAAAACACCGCCTGCCTTCTTCTTGTCCTTGCCATTTCTG gTATCTTCTTGTGTGGGTTGGTATGCACACTTCTCTTCATCTCAGTTTGTAAAAACAAAAAGAGGAGAGATCATCATggtgagagggaagagggagatgaAGCGGATAGAGAACGCAACGAGCCGGCAGGTGACCTTCTCGAAGCGGAGGAAGGGGCTGCTGAAGAAGGCCTTCGAGCTGTCGGTACTTTGCGACGTGGAGGTCGCGCTCATCATCTTCTCTTCCGGGGGCAAGCTCTACGAGTTCGCCAGCTCCAG TATGCTAAGTGCAATCGAGCGCTATAGAGCACATTCAAGAGAAGATAGCATCAGCACAAAAATGGAACAAGATATCGAG GGAGGGGAATATGAGGCAGCATGGATATCAAAGAGGATTGAACTTATTGAAGCCTCTAAACA GAAACTGTTGGGCAAAAATCTAGGGTCATGTTCGCTCGATGAACTGCATGAGTTGGAGGGCAAGCTAGAAGAAAGCTTACACAGTATAAGAGAAAGGAAG TATCATTTGCTACAAGAGCAGATGGCACAGCTCAAAGAGAAG GAGAGATCCTTAACCAAGGAGAACGAAGCACTGCGAGAAAAG GGGAAGGTGTAG